From Pseudomonas sp. B21-028, one genomic window encodes:
- a CDS encoding neutral zinc metallopeptidase, whose translation MLWKKGRRSDNVVDARGDGDGGGGMRFGGGKGLSLTAILLIVGIGWITGQDPMQILGQLTGQMDQSPPSSSQTRQAPPANDEQAEFVRSILGDTEDTWGQVFQQAGRQYQQPKLVLFSGRVNSACGLASSATGPFYCPVDRQVYLDMSFFKEMSQRFSAAGDFAQAYVIAHEVGHHVQTLLGVSAKIQEARQQGRQMEGDGGLLVRQELQADCLAGVWANHAQKRLNWLEPGDVEEALNAANAIGDDRLQQQGQGRVVPDSFTHGTSAQRVRWFKAGFAQGQVSQCDTFAAKNL comes from the coding sequence ATGCTATGGAAAAAAGGTCGCCGCAGTGACAACGTGGTGGACGCCCGTGGCGATGGTGACGGCGGTGGCGGGATGCGCTTTGGCGGGGGCAAGGGACTGAGCCTGACGGCCATTCTCCTGATCGTCGGCATCGGCTGGATCACCGGCCAGGACCCGATGCAGATCCTCGGGCAACTGACCGGGCAGATGGATCAGTCTCCGCCCTCCTCTTCTCAAACCCGCCAGGCGCCACCGGCCAACGATGAGCAGGCCGAGTTCGTGCGTTCGATCCTCGGTGACACCGAAGACACCTGGGGCCAGGTCTTCCAGCAGGCCGGACGCCAATACCAGCAACCCAAACTGGTGCTGTTCAGCGGTCGGGTCAACTCGGCGTGCGGCCTCGCCTCGTCGGCGACCGGCCCGTTCTACTGCCCGGTGGATCGGCAGGTGTACCTGGACATGAGCTTCTTCAAGGAGATGTCCCAGCGCTTCTCCGCCGCCGGGGACTTCGCCCAGGCCTACGTCATCGCCCATGAAGTCGGCCACCATGTGCAGACGTTGCTCGGCGTGTCGGCGAAGATCCAGGAAGCTCGCCAGCAAGGTCGGCAGATGGAAGGCGACGGTGGGTTGCTGGTGCGTCAGGAATTGCAGGCCGATTGCCTGGCCGGCGTCTGGGCCAACCATGCGCAGAAGCGCCTGAACTGGCTGGAGCCTGGAGACGTTGAAGAAGCCTTGAACGCCGCCAACGCCATCGGTGACGACCGTTTGCAGCAACAAGGCCAGGGGCGCGTGGTGCCGGACTCCTTTACCCACGGCACCTCAGCGCAACGGGTGCGCTGGTTCAAGGCCGGGTTCGCCCAGGGCCAGGTCAGCCAATGCGACACTTTCGCGGCGAAAAACCTGTAG
- the trmA gene encoding tRNA (uridine(54)-C5)-methyltransferase TrmA, with protein sequence MTFDTQAYTAQLQDKVARLRDLLAPFDAPEPAVFDSPLQNFRLRAEFRLWREAGERHYAMFSQDDKRTPILIEAFPIASLRINQLMPQLKAAWQTSAPLSHKLFQVEFLTTLAGDAMITLCYHRPLDEHWHAAASKLASDLGVSIIGRSKGKREVIGHDYVVEKLDVGGRTFSYRQPEGAFTQPNGTVNQKMLNWAYEALGDRSDDLLELYCGNGNFTLPLATRVRKVLATEISKTSVNAALSNLSENAVDNVTLVRLSAEELTEALNEVRPFRRLHGIDLKSYAFGSVFVDPPRAGMDPDTCELTRRFDNILYISCNPETLAANIAQLHDTHRITRCALFDQFPWTHHMESGVLLTRR encoded by the coding sequence ATGACTTTTGATACCCAGGCCTACACCGCCCAGCTCCAGGACAAGGTCGCCCGTTTGCGCGACCTGCTGGCCCCGTTCGATGCACCGGAGCCGGCCGTGTTCGACTCGCCGTTGCAGAATTTCCGTCTGCGCGCCGAATTCCGCCTCTGGCGCGAGGCCGGCGAACGGCATTACGCGATGTTCTCCCAGGATGACAAGCGCACGCCGATCCTCATCGAAGCGTTTCCCATCGCCAGCCTGCGCATCAACCAGTTGATGCCGCAGCTCAAGGCAGCCTGGCAGACCAGCGCGCCCCTGAGCCACAAGCTGTTCCAGGTGGAGTTCCTGACCACCCTGGCGGGCGACGCGATGATCACCCTGTGTTATCACCGCCCCCTGGATGAGCACTGGCACGCAGCGGCCTCGAAGCTGGCGAGCGACCTGGGCGTCAGCATCATTGGTCGCTCCAAGGGCAAGCGGGAAGTGATCGGCCACGACTACGTGGTGGAAAAACTGGACGTGGGCGGTCGCACCTTCAGTTACCGCCAGCCCGAAGGCGCCTTCACCCAGCCCAACGGCACCGTGAACCAGAAGATGCTCAACTGGGCTTATGAAGCCTTGGGCGATCGCAGCGACGACCTGCTGGAGTTGTACTGCGGCAACGGCAACTTCACCCTGCCCCTGGCGACCCGTGTGCGCAAAGTGCTGGCCACTGAAATCAGCAAGACTTCGGTGAACGCGGCGCTGAGCAACCTCAGTGAAAACGCGGTGGACAACGTGACACTGGTACGCCTGTCGGCCGAAGAACTGACCGAAGCCTTGAACGAAGTCCGGCCGTTCCGTCGCCTGCACGGTATCGACCTGAAAAGCTACGCATTCGGCAGCGTCTTCGTCGACCCGCCCCGCGCCGGCATGGACCCGGACACGTGCGAGCTGACCCGGCGCTTTGACAACATCCTGTACATCTCCTGCAACCCGGAAACCCTCGCCGCCAACATCGCACAACTGCACGACACTCACCGCATCACGCGCTGCGCCTTGTTCGATCAATTCCCCTGGACCCACCACATGGAATCCGGGGTGTTGTTGACCCGGCGTTGA
- a CDS encoding TetR family transcriptional regulator, with the protein MTMNPELSDALDEPLVAPRKSRKNNPEKTRENILQEAIVEFVQQGLAGARVDAIAERIHTSKRMIYYYFNSKEQLYIEVLEKLYGDIRSTESRLHLAELAPVDAIRRLVEFTFDHHDRNVDFVRIVSIENIHNAEYVKQSSVIKAMNSSILDALDLILRRGAEEGVFRTGLEPQDVHLLISSFCFHRVSNRHTFGEIFQIDLADEVIKQRHRQMICESVLRYLQA; encoded by the coding sequence ATGACTATGAATCCAGAGCTGTCCGATGCCCTCGACGAGCCCCTCGTCGCGCCGCGCAAGAGTCGCAAGAACAACCCGGAAAAGACCCGGGAAAATATTCTTCAGGAAGCCATCGTCGAGTTTGTCCAGCAGGGCCTGGCCGGCGCCCGGGTCGATGCCATCGCTGAGCGCATCCACACGTCCAAGCGGATGATCTACTACTACTTCAACAGCAAGGAGCAGTTGTATATCGAAGTGCTGGAAAAACTCTACGGTGATATCCGCAGCACCGAGAGCCGCCTGCACCTGGCGGAGCTGGCACCGGTCGACGCGATCCGGCGCCTGGTGGAGTTCACCTTCGACCACCACGACCGCAATGTGGATTTCGTGCGCATCGTCTCTATCGAGAACATCCACAACGCCGAATACGTCAAGCAATCAAGCGTGATCAAGGCGATGAACAGCAGCATCCTCGACGCCCTGGACCTGATCCTGCGGCGCGGCGCCGAAGAGGGCGTGTTCCGTACCGGCCTCGAACCGCAGGATGTGCATCTGCTGATCAGTTCGTTCTGTTTCCATCGGGTGTCCAACCGTCACACCTTCGGCGAGATTTTCCAGATCGATCTGGCGGACGAGGTCATCAAGCAGCGTCATCGCCAGATGATTTGCGAGTCGGTGTTGCGCTATCTGCAAGCCTGA
- a CDS encoding MFS transporter yields the protein MNPSQSSPLSPGMGVTTGGIGDKIRGALAVGKTRWGMLALVFFATTLNYIDRAALGVMQPILAKEMSWTAMDYANINFWFQVGYAVGFILQGRLIDRIGVKRVFFFAVLLWSLATGAHGLATSAAGFMVCRFILGLTEAANYPACVKTTRLWFPAGERAVATGIFNAGTNVGAMFTPMLLPLVLQVWGWQAAFLCMAALGGIWLLFWGLKYFNPEDHPSVKQSELDYIQGESEPEQVRVPFSRILRMRGTWAFALAYSITAPVFWFYLYWLPPFLNQQYSLGINVTQMGIPLIIIYLTADFGSVGGGILSSFLIGRGLNPIKARLVSMLLFACCIVGVIMAAGATNLWMAVFAISLAIGAHQAWTANIWSLVMDYTPKHMMSTVFGFGGMCAAIGGMFMTQLVGHILTVTNNNYTVLFTLIPAMYFTALIWLYFMAPRKIPTLEN from the coding sequence ATGAATCCTTCTCAAAGTTCCCCCCTGAGCCCAGGCATGGGTGTCACGACCGGCGGCATCGGTGACAAGATCCGCGGCGCCCTGGCCGTGGGCAAGACCCGTTGGGGCATGCTCGCACTGGTGTTTTTCGCCACCACGCTGAACTACATCGACCGCGCCGCCCTGGGTGTGATGCAGCCCATTCTTGCCAAGGAAATGAGCTGGACGGCGATGGATTACGCCAACATCAACTTCTGGTTCCAGGTCGGCTATGCGGTCGGCTTCATATTGCAGGGCCGGTTGATCGACCGGATCGGCGTCAAGCGCGTGTTCTTCTTCGCCGTGCTGCTCTGGAGCCTGGCGACCGGCGCCCATGGCCTGGCGACTTCCGCGGCGGGCTTCATGGTCTGCCGTTTCATCCTGGGCCTCACCGAAGCGGCCAACTACCCCGCCTGTGTGAAGACCACCCGGCTATGGTTCCCGGCGGGCGAACGGGCCGTGGCCACCGGCATCTTCAACGCCGGGACCAACGTCGGCGCCATGTTCACGCCGATGCTGCTACCGCTGGTCCTGCAAGTGTGGGGCTGGCAGGCCGCGTTCCTGTGCATGGCGGCATTGGGCGGGATCTGGCTGCTGTTCTGGGGCCTGAAATACTTCAACCCGGAAGACCACCCCAGCGTCAAACAATCGGAACTGGACTACATCCAAGGTGAAAGCGAACCAGAGCAGGTCCGCGTGCCCTTCTCCCGCATCCTGCGCATGCGCGGTACCTGGGCGTTCGCCCTGGCCTACTCGATCACGGCACCGGTGTTCTGGTTCTACCTTTACTGGCTGCCACCGTTCCTGAACCAGCAATACAGCCTGGGCATCAATGTGACGCAGATGGGCATCCCACTGATCATCATCTACCTCACCGCCGACTTCGGCAGCGTGGGCGGCGGCATCCTCTCTTCGTTCCTGATCGGTCGCGGGCTGAATCCGATCAAGGCACGACTGGTCTCCATGCTGCTGTTCGCCTGCTGCATCGTCGGCGTGATCATGGCCGCCGGCGCCACCAACCTGTGGATGGCGGTGTTCGCCATTTCCCTGGCCATTGGCGCGCACCAGGCCTGGACCGCCAACATCTGGAGCCTGGTGATGGACTACACCCCCAAGCACATGATGAGCACGGTGTTCGGCTTCGGCGGCATGTGCGCGGCCATCGGCGGGATGTTCATGACCCAGTTGGTAGGACACATCCTGACGGTGACCAATAACAATTACACCGTGTTGTTCACCCTGATCCCGGCGATGTACTTCACGGCCCTGATCTGGCTGTACTTCATGGCACCGCGCAAGATTCCGACGCTGGAAAACTGA
- a CDS encoding shikimate dehydrogenase — protein MSNSTVLAGLIGASIQASRTPALHEHEGDAQGMRYLYRLIDLDALKLDSSALPDLLTAAERMNFTGLNITFPCKQAIIPLLDDLSAEARGIGAVNTVVFKDGKRIGHNTDCLGFAEGFRRGLGAVLRRHVVQMGAGGAGAAVAHALLTEGVQTLSIFDVEFSRAEALANNLNQHFGAGRARAGHDLPTAIAEANGLVNTTPMGMAKLPGMPVPVELLRGELWVAEIVYFPLETELLRHARALGCRTLDGGTMAVFQAVKAFELFSGIAPDAQRMLEHFQSMNH, from the coding sequence ATGTCGAATAGCACCGTACTGGCTGGCCTGATCGGCGCAAGTATCCAGGCATCTCGAACTCCCGCGCTCCATGAGCACGAAGGCGATGCCCAAGGCATGCGTTATCTCTATCGATTGATCGACCTTGACGCGTTGAAACTCGACAGCAGTGCCCTGCCCGATCTGCTGACGGCTGCCGAGCGCATGAACTTCACCGGGCTGAACATTACCTTCCCCTGCAAACAGGCGATCATCCCGCTGCTCGATGACCTCTCGGCCGAGGCCCGCGGCATTGGCGCGGTGAACACCGTAGTGTTCAAGGACGGCAAGCGCATCGGCCACAACACCGACTGCCTCGGGTTTGCCGAGGGTTTTCGCCGCGGCCTCGGGGCGGTCCTGCGTCGACACGTGGTGCAGATGGGTGCCGGAGGCGCCGGCGCGGCCGTTGCCCATGCGCTGCTGACGGAAGGTGTCCAGACGCTGAGTATCTTTGACGTCGAATTCAGCCGTGCCGAAGCCCTGGCCAACAATCTGAACCAGCACTTCGGCGCTGGCCGCGCCCGTGCCGGGCACGATTTGCCCACGGCCATCGCCGAGGCGAACGGCTTGGTCAACACCACTCCGATGGGCATGGCGAAACTCCCTGGCATGCCGGTGCCGGTCGAGTTGTTGCGGGGCGAACTGTGGGTCGCCGAAATCGTCTACTTCCCGCTGGAAACCGAACTGCTGCGCCACGCCCGCGCCCTGGGTTGCCGCACGCTGGATGGGGGAACCATGGCGGTGTTCCAGGCCGTCAAGGCGTTCGAACTGTTCAGCGGCATCGCGCCAGATGCGCAGCGGATGCTGGAGCATTTCCAAAGCATGAATCACTGA
- the aroQ gene encoding type II 3-dehydroquinate dehydratase: MPPIVLVLNGPNLNLLGTREPATYGHETLADISALCGRAAEEFGLAVEFRQTNQESELLDWIHGARGRCAGIVINPAAWTHTSVAIRDALVASEVPVIEVHLSNIHARETFRHHSFVSSVAIGVMCGFGSHGYRLALDHFSQRLKG; this comes from the coding sequence ATGCCTCCGATCGTTCTGGTGCTTAACGGCCCGAACCTGAACCTGCTCGGCACCCGCGAGCCCGCGACCTATGGCCATGAAACCCTGGCGGATATCTCGGCGCTGTGCGGCCGTGCCGCTGAAGAATTCGGTCTGGCGGTGGAGTTTCGCCAGACCAACCAGGAAAGCGAGCTGCTGGACTGGATTCACGGTGCCCGTGGCCGCTGTGCCGGTATCGTGATCAACCCGGCAGCCTGGACCCACACGTCGGTGGCGATCCGCGATGCGCTGGTCGCCAGCGAAGTGCCGGTGATCGAAGTCCACCTGTCCAACATCCACGCCCGGGAAACGTTCCGCCACCACTCCTTCGTTTCATCCGTCGCTATCGGTGTGATGTGCGGCTTTGGCAGCCATGGCTATCGCCTGGCCCTGGACCATTTCAGTCAGCGGTTGAAAGGTTGA
- the quiC gene encoding 3-dehydroshikimate dehydratase QuiC yields MQRSIATVSLSGTLPEKLEAIAAAGFDGVEIFENDLLYYDGSPREIRQMCADLGIAITLFQPFRDFEGCRRDRLARNLERAERKFDLMQELGTDLVLVCSNAAADSLGDERMLVDDLRLLAERAGARGLRIGYEALAWGRHVNTYQQVWNIVRQADHPNLGVLLDSFHTLSLKGDPSAIAEIPGEKIFFVQMADAPILAMDVLEWSRHFRCFPGQGEFDLPGFLAPIIKSGYTGPLSLEIFNDGFRAAPPRANAADGLRSLLYLEEKTRQRLAAEAAPVANLDTLFAPPSASEYDGIEFLEFAVDDNLGAKLCHWLERLGFVKAGQHRSKNVSLLRQGDINLILNCEPYSFAHSFFEAHGPSLCATAVRVKDSASALKRAVDYKGQPYRGLVGPNELELAAVRAPDGSLIYLVDREADVYGTDFNLQPGAVIGAGLKRIDHMAMALPADSLDSWVLFYKSLLDFEADDEVVLPDPYGLVKSRALRSRCSSIRLPLNISENRNTAISHALSSYRGSGVHHIAFDCDDIFAQVSRAKEAGVPLLDIPLNYYDDLAARFDFDEEFLSELAYFNVLYDRDAQGGELFHVYTEPFEGRFFFEIIQRKNGYAGYGAANVAVRLAAMAKSRSGGLRHAKL; encoded by the coding sequence ATGCAGCGTTCCATTGCCACCGTATCCTTGAGCGGTACCCTGCCGGAAAAGCTCGAAGCCATTGCCGCCGCCGGTTTCGACGGGGTGGAGATCTTCGAGAACGACCTGCTCTATTACGACGGCAGCCCTCGGGAAATCCGGCAGATGTGCGCTGACCTGGGCATCGCGATCACGCTGTTCCAGCCATTTCGTGACTTCGAAGGTTGTCGCCGTGATCGCCTGGCCCGCAACCTGGAGCGCGCCGAGCGCAAGTTCGACCTGATGCAGGAGCTCGGTACCGATCTGGTGCTGGTGTGCAGCAACGCCGCGGCCGATAGCCTGGGGGACGAGCGAATGCTGGTGGATGACCTGCGGCTGCTCGCCGAGCGGGCCGGTGCACGGGGCTTGCGCATCGGTTATGAGGCGCTGGCCTGGGGTCGGCACGTGAACACTTATCAACAGGTCTGGAACATTGTGCGTCAGGCTGATCACCCCAACCTGGGTGTGCTGCTCGACAGCTTCCATACCTTATCCCTCAAGGGCGACCCGAGTGCCATCGCCGAGATCCCTGGCGAGAAGATTTTCTTCGTGCAGATGGCCGACGCGCCGATCCTGGCGATGGACGTGCTGGAATGGAGCCGGCATTTCCGTTGCTTCCCGGGGCAGGGCGAATTCGATCTGCCGGGGTTCCTGGCGCCGATCATCAAGAGTGGCTATACCGGGCCACTGTCGCTGGAAATCTTCAACGACGGTTTCCGCGCCGCACCGCCACGGGCCAATGCCGCCGATGGCCTGCGTTCGTTGCTGTACCTGGAGGAGAAGACCCGCCAGCGCCTGGCCGCGGAAGCTGCGCCGGTGGCCAACCTTGATACATTGTTTGCGCCGCCATCGGCCAGCGAATACGACGGCATCGAGTTTCTCGAATTTGCCGTGGACGATAACCTCGGCGCCAAGCTGTGCCACTGGCTGGAACGGTTGGGGTTCGTCAAGGCCGGCCAGCATCGCTCCAAGAATGTGAGCCTGCTGCGCCAGGGCGATATCAACCTGATTCTCAACTGTGAGCCGTACTCCTTTGCCCACAGCTTTTTCGAAGCCCACGGACCGTCGCTGTGCGCCACCGCCGTGCGGGTCAAGGACAGTGCCAGCGCCCTGAAGCGGGCCGTGGATTACAAAGGGCAGCCCTATCGCGGCCTGGTGGGACCCAACGAATTGGAGCTGGCGGCGGTCCGCGCGCCGGACGGCAGCCTGATCTACCTGGTGGACCGGGAGGCGGACGTCTACGGAACGGATTTCAACCTGCAACCGGGTGCGGTCATCGGGGCCGGGCTCAAGCGCATCGACCACATGGCGATGGCGCTGCCGGCCGACAGCCTCGACAGCTGGGTGCTGTTCTACAAGAGCCTGCTGGATTTCGAAGCCGATGACGAAGTGGTGTTGCCCGACCCCTATGGCCTGGTGAAGAGCCGGGCCTTGCGCAGTCGCTGCAGTTCGATCCGCTTGCCCCTGAACATTTCCGAAAACCGCAACACCGCGATCTCGCATGCGCTGTCGAGCTATCGCGGTTCCGGCGTGCATCACATCGCCTTCGACTGCGATGATATTTTCGCCCAGGTCAGCCGCGCCAAGGAGGCCGGCGTGCCGTTGCTGGATATTCCACTCAACTACTATGACGACCTGGCGGCACGTTTCGATTTCGACGAGGAGTTTCTCAGCGAACTGGCGTATTTCAACGTGTTGTACGACCGTGATGCCCAGGGCGGTGAACTGTTTCATGTCTACACCGAACCGTTCGAAGGGCGATTCTTCTTTGAAATCATCCAGCGCAAGAACGGTTATGCCGGGTATGGCGCGGCCAACGTCGCGGTGCGGCTGGCGGCCATGGCCAAGTCCCGCAGCGGTGGCCTGCGGCACGCCAAGTTGTAG
- a CDS encoding HAD family hydrolase, whose translation MSLVDVRHWVFDMDGTLTIAVHDFAAIRVALAIPAEDDILTHLAALPADEAAAKHAWLLEHERDLALGSKPAPGAVELVRDLAGRGYRLGILTRNARELAHVTLEAIGLADCFAEEDVLGRDEAPPKPHPGGLLKLAEAWSVAPADMVMVGDYRFDLDCGRAAGTRTVLVNLPDNPWPELTDWHARDCGELRRMISA comes from the coding sequence ATGAGCCTGGTCGATGTACGGCACTGGGTGTTCGACATGGATGGCACACTGACCATTGCCGTGCATGATTTCGCGGCCATCCGCGTGGCCCTGGCGATTCCGGCCGAAGACGACATCCTCACTCACCTGGCGGCCTTGCCGGCGGATGAGGCCGCGGCCAAGCATGCCTGGCTGCTGGAGCACGAGCGGGACCTGGCGCTGGGCTCCAAACCGGCGCCGGGAGCGGTCGAGTTGGTACGTGACCTGGCCGGGCGTGGCTATCGCCTGGGGATCCTGACCCGCAACGCCCGGGAACTGGCCCATGTGACACTCGAGGCCATTGGTCTGGCCGATTGTTTCGCCGAGGAGGACGTGCTGGGTCGTGACGAAGCACCGCCCAAGCCGCACCCGGGTGGCTTGTTGAAACTGGCCGAAGCCTGGAGCGTGGCACCGGCGGACATGGTCATGGTCGGCGATTATCGCTTCGACCTGGACTGTGGCCGTGCGGCCGGCACGCGGACCGTGCTGGTGAACCTGCCGGACAATCCGTGGCCGGAGCTGACGGATTGGCATGCCCGGGATTGTGGTGAGTTGCGGCGGATGATTTCGGCTTGA
- a CDS encoding DMT family transporter, whose translation MTVSTPLSGVNQAFKGILLIVFATFLFSSHDALSKYLSGFYPIIMVVWARYVVHTLLMAGIFLPRSGLRVLRTKRPLWQLARALCLLGTSLFFTTSLLYIPLAEATAVNFLAPVLVTALSVPLLGERVTRGQWVAVIFGFIGVLIIVHPGGDLFTPAVLLPFCSALFFCFYQLLTRKLSEIDSPTTSNFFAGLCNTLVMSALVPFFWQVPSLLHGAMMLALGACGMTAHLMLTQAFRVAAPALLAPFSYCQIVFAGLLGWLLFNHTPTLTTVLGIVLICLSGLAAAWQQRRR comes from the coding sequence ATGACCGTCAGCACCCCGCTTTCCGGTGTCAATCAGGCCTTCAAGGGCATCCTGCTGATTGTCTTCGCGACGTTCCTGTTTTCCAGCCATGACGCCCTGTCGAAATACCTCTCGGGTTTCTATCCGATCATCATGGTGGTGTGGGCCCGCTATGTGGTGCATACCCTGTTGATGGCGGGCATCTTCCTGCCGCGCTCGGGGTTGCGGGTGCTGCGCACGAAGCGCCCGTTGTGGCAGTTGGCGCGGGCGTTGTGCCTGCTGGGCACCAGTCTGTTCTTCACCACGTCGCTGCTGTACATCCCGTTGGCCGAGGCGACGGCGGTCAACTTCCTGGCCCCCGTGCTGGTCACCGCGTTGTCGGTGCCGCTGCTGGGTGAACGGGTGACACGCGGTCAATGGGTGGCGGTGATTTTCGGCTTCATCGGGGTGCTGATCATTGTCCATCCTGGCGGAGACCTGTTCACGCCGGCGGTGCTGTTGCCGTTCTGTTCGGCGCTGTTCTTCTGCTTCTATCAGTTGCTCACGCGCAAGCTCAGCGAAATCGACAGCCCTACCACCAGCAACTTTTTCGCCGGCCTGTGCAACACGTTGGTGATGAGCGCACTGGTGCCGTTCTTCTGGCAGGTGCCGAGCCTGTTGCATGGGGCAATGATGCTGGCGCTGGGCGCTTGTGGGATGACAGCGCACCTGATGCTGACCCAGGCCTTCCGCGTCGCCGCCCCGGCGCTGCTGGCGCCCTTCAGCTATTGCCAGATCGTGTTCGCCGGCCTGCTGGGGTGGCTGCTGTTCAACCACACGCCGACGCTGACCACGGTGCTGGGTATTGTGCTGATCTGTCTCAGTGGATTGGCCGCGGCGTGGCAGCAGCGACGCAGATGA
- a CDS encoding IclR family transcriptional regulator, translating to MAGSQIERVFDVLESLASEPRGWPLQGLAEQLKIPKSATHRLLAELMRLGYVRQNPENLRYHMSTRLIALGFRYLSRSGADIVQPVLDRLARETGELVRLGVIEGERQTWIAKSQGARSGLRYDPDMGRETPLFYTASGHAWLAYMSDAEALALVERQAAQVPADVGPNAPHSTHELLEYLRAAREQGYACVEESSAVGTSAIAAVVRHPQDGRVVGVLSVAGPSARMTRVRLHELAPTLLAFAEELSQASQASELFS from the coding sequence ATGGCTGGAAGTCAAATTGAACGGGTTTTCGATGTGCTGGAAAGTCTCGCCAGCGAACCTCGTGGCTGGCCACTCCAAGGGCTGGCCGAGCAACTGAAGATTCCCAAGAGTGCCACGCACCGCTTGCTCGCCGAACTGATGCGCCTGGGTTACGTGCGCCAGAACCCCGAGAACCTGCGCTATCACATGTCCACCCGGTTGATCGCCCTGGGGTTCCGCTATCTCTCGCGCAGCGGCGCCGACATCGTGCAGCCGGTGCTGGACCGTCTGGCCCGGGAAACAGGGGAACTGGTGCGCCTGGGTGTCATCGAAGGGGAACGCCAGACCTGGATCGCCAAGTCCCAGGGGGCCCGCTCCGGTTTGCGCTACGACCCGGACATGGGCCGCGAGACGCCGCTGTTCTATACGGCGTCGGGCCATGCCTGGCTGGCGTACATGAGCGATGCCGAGGCGCTGGCGCTGGTCGAGCGCCAGGCTGCGCAGGTACCCGCGGATGTGGGGCCAAACGCGCCCCACAGCACCCATGAATTGCTCGAATACCTGCGTGCGGCCCGCGAACAGGGATATGCCTGTGTCGAAGAGAGTTCGGCGGTCGGCACATCAGCCATTGCCGCCGTGGTGCGTCATCCGCAGGACGGCCGGGTCGTCGGCGTACTCAGCGTTGCCGGGCCCAGTGCGCGGATGACGCGGGTACGGCTGCATGAATTGGCCCCGACCTTGCTGGCGTTTGCCGAGGAGTTGTCGCAAGCGAGCCAGGCGTCGGAGCTGTTCAGCTGA
- a CDS encoding alpha/beta hydrolase — protein MKCAASIALVLCSLFAQADEHAVSTVAQGRLQLKGGSMVVAVSPPPTSIQRVLIILHGRLRNADTYLHSAEQAAGKAGQLTTTLIIAPQFLNEQDVARHQLPNDLLRWQGDDWMTGALSTGPSPVSSFQVLDDIVARVSDRQQFPDVKEIVIAGHSGGAQMVQRYALLTHGQYRIAPRFVIANPSSYAYFDTQRPMAFDPGGCPGFNRWKYGLHNLPAYAAGQIAAELEENYIKHDITYLLGQQDVEPEHPALDKSCEAQTQGPYRLLRGRFFFDYLTRRHPEGLNQRLIEVPGVGHDGDGMFNSAEGLRALFGQ, from the coding sequence ATGAAATGTGCCGCATCGATCGCACTGGTGCTGTGCAGCCTCTTCGCCCAGGCTGACGAACACGCTGTGAGCACAGTGGCGCAAGGGCGGTTGCAGCTCAAGGGCGGCAGCATGGTCGTCGCGGTCAGCCCACCCCCGACGTCTATCCAGCGCGTGCTGATTATCCTCCATGGACGGCTGCGCAATGCCGACACCTACCTGCACAGCGCCGAGCAAGCCGCCGGCAAGGCCGGACAACTGACCACCACGCTGATCATCGCCCCGCAGTTTCTCAACGAGCAGGACGTCGCCCGCCATCAACTCCCCAACGACCTGCTGCGCTGGCAAGGTGACGACTGGATGACCGGTGCCTTATCCACAGGACCGAGTCCGGTCAGTTCCTTCCAGGTTCTCGACGACATCGTTGCGCGGGTCAGCGACCGGCAGCAATTTCCCGATGTGAAGGAAATCGTCATCGCCGGTCATTCCGGCGGCGCCCAGATGGTCCAGCGCTATGCCCTGCTCACCCATGGGCAGTACCGGATCGCCCCACGCTTCGTCATCGCCAACCCATCGTCCTACGCCTACTTCGATACACAGCGGCCCATGGCGTTCGACCCTGGCGGTTGCCCCGGTTTCAATCGCTGGAAATATGGCCTGCACAATCTCCCCGCCTACGCCGCCGGGCAAATAGCCGCCGAGTTGGAGGAGAATTACATCAAGCACGACATCACCTACCTGCTCGGGCAACAGGACGTCGAACCGGAGCATCCGGCGCTGGATAAGAGCTGTGAGGCACAGACCCAAGGGCCGTATCGGTTGCTGCGCGGGCGTTTCTTTTTCGACTACCTGACCCGACGCCACCCCGAGGGGCTGAACCAGCGACTGATCGAAGTGCCCGGCGTGGGGCATGACGGGGATGGGATGTTCAATTCGGCTGAGGGGCTGAGGGCTTTGTTCGGGCAGTAA